The sequence CAGAACCATCCCGTCAAGACCCTGCAGTACCTGCTTCGAGCCCGGGGCCACACCGTCGCCGTTGACGGGATCTTCGGTCCCAACACCGACGCCGCGGTTCGGGCCTTCCAGCAGCAGAAGGGCCTGACGGTCGATGGGATCGTCGGTCCCAACACCTGGTCGGCGCTGATCATCACGGTCCGGCAGGGCAGCCAGGGGGATGCGGTGCGCGGGGTGCAGGAGGAGTTTCAGTTCCGCAACCTGTCCGGCGACCCGAGCAAAGGGTT comes from Actinomycetota bacterium and encodes:
- a CDS encoding peptidoglycan-binding protein — protein: MTAGSISPFPLVRKGDQNHPVKTLQYLLRARGHTVAVDGIFGPNTDAAVRAFQQQKGLTVDGIVGPNTWSALIITVRQGSQGDAVRGVQEEFQFRNLSGDPSKGLQVDGIFGPRTDAAVRGFQQALHQDIPSVTVDGIVGPVTWQALVSGMLSF